Proteins encoded together in one Pseudomonas sp. TCU-HL1 window:
- a CDS encoding cytochrome c-type biogenesis protein, translating into MKRLIAAALLGLALAGGARAAIDTYEFKDEAERERFRTLTEELRCPKCQNQNIADSNAPIATDLRREIYRMLEEGKSNQDIVDFLVARYGDFVLYKPPVNARTLLLWYGPAGLLVGGLVVLGIIVVRRRRVENHPAQVSLSADEQARLDALLKSENQDKKDS; encoded by the coding sequence ATGAAGCGCCTGATCGCCGCCGCCCTGCTGGGCCTGGCCCTGGCCGGTGGCGCCCGCGCCGCTATCGACACCTACGAGTTCAAGGATGAAGCCGAGCGCGAGCGCTTCCGCACCCTGACCGAAGAGCTGCGTTGCCCGAAGTGCCAGAACCAGAACATCGCCGACTCCAATGCGCCCATCGCCACTGACCTGCGTCGCGAGATCTATCGCATGCTGGAAGAGGGCAAGAGCAATCAGGACATCGTCGATTTCCTGGTCGCCCGCTATGGCGACTTCGTGCTCTACAAACCGCCGGTCAACGCTCGCACCTTGCTGCTCTGGTACGGCCCTGCCGGCCTGCTGGTGGGTGGTCTCGTGGTGCTGGGCATCATCGTCGTGCGCCGTCGCCGGGTAGAGAACCACCCGGCCCAGGTGTCGCTTTCCGCCGATGAGCAGGCGCGTCTCGATGCCCTGCTGAAATCCGAGAACCAGGACAAGAAAGACTCATGA
- a CDS encoding DsbE family thiol:disulfide interchange protein, producing the protein MKRLILVLPLLGFLAIAVFLYRGLFLDPAELPSALIGKPFPAFSLPSVTGERTLTEADLKGKPALVNVWGTWCVSCRVEHPVLNKLAQMGVTIYGVNYKDDNAAALKWLKEFHNPYQLDIRDEQGSLGLDLGVYGAPETFLIDKDGIIRHKFVGVIDETVWREQLAPLYHSLEDEAGK; encoded by the coding sequence ATGAAGCGTCTGATCCTCGTCCTGCCCCTGCTGGGTTTCCTGGCCATTGCGGTATTCCTCTATCGCGGCCTGTTCCTCGACCCGGCGGAGCTGCCCTCGGCGCTGATCGGCAAGCCGTTCCCGGCGTTCTCCCTGCCGAGCGTCACCGGCGAGCGCACCCTCACCGAGGCCGACCTCAAGGGCAAGCCCGCGCTGGTCAACGTCTGGGGGACCTGGTGCGTGTCCTGCCGCGTGGAACACCCGGTACTGAACAAGCTGGCGCAGATGGGCGTGACCATCTACGGCGTCAACTACAAGGACGACAATGCCGCCGCGCTGAAATGGCTGAAGGAGTTCCACAACCCCTACCAGCTCGATATCCGTGACGAGCAGGGCAGCCTCGGGCTGGACCTGGGGGTGTACGGTGCCCCTGAAACCTTCCTGATCGACAAGGACGGCATCATCCGCCACAAGTTCGTCGGCGTGATCGACGAGACCGTCTGGCGCGAGCAGCTGGCGCCGCTTTACCACTCCCTGGAAGACGAGGCGGGCAAATGA
- a CDS encoding heme lyase CcmF/NrfE family subunit: protein MIPELGHLALILALCMALVQASLPLVGAWRGDRQWMSLAQPAAWGQFAFLAFAFGCLTYAFMVDDFSVAYVASNSNSALPWYYKFSAVWGAHEGSLLLWALILGGWTFAVSVFSRQLPEVMLARVLAVMGMISIGFLLFLIVTSNPFNRLLPNMPADGNDLNPLLQDFGLIVHPPMLYMGYVGFSVAFAFAIAALLGGRLDAAWARWSRPWTIIAWAFLGIGIVLGSWWAYYELGWGGWWFWDPVENASFMPWLVGTALIHSLAVTEKRGVFKSWTVLLAIAAFSLSLLGTFLVRSGVLTSVHAFASDPERGVFILAFLLLVVGGSLALFAVRAPVVKSQVGFALWSRETLLLVNNLVLVVAASMILLGTLYPLVLDALTGAKLSVGPPYFNALFLPLMGILMLALAAGVLVRWKDTPLKWLLGMLGPVLIGSLVLGVLAAFLYGDFHWAVLAVGALSAWVVLAGVRDLIDKTRHKGLLKGAAGLTRSYWGMQLAHAGIALCALGVVLSSQYSAERDLRLAPGESIELGGYRFLFEGAVHHEGPNFTSDKGTVIVFDGDKQVSVLHPEKRLYTVQQSVMTEAGIDAGFTRDLYVALGEPLDSGAWAVRVHVKPFVRWIWLGGLLMGLGGLMAAFDRRYRVKVKTRVREALGMAGVQA from the coding sequence ATGATTCCTGAACTTGGCCACCTGGCCCTGATTCTCGCCCTGTGCATGGCCCTGGTGCAGGCAAGCCTGCCGCTGGTCGGCGCCTGGCGTGGCGACCGCCAGTGGATGAGCCTGGCCCAGCCGGCCGCCTGGGGGCAGTTCGCCTTCCTGGCCTTCGCCTTCGGCTGCCTGACCTACGCCTTCATGGTGGATGACTTCTCCGTTGCCTACGTCGCCAGCAACTCCAACAGCGCGCTGCCCTGGTACTACAAGTTCAGCGCCGTCTGGGGTGCCCATGAAGGCTCGCTGCTGCTCTGGGCGCTGATCCTGGGGGGCTGGACCTTCGCCGTGTCGGTCTTCTCCCGGCAGTTGCCGGAAGTGATGCTGGCCCGTGTGCTGGCGGTGATGGGGATGATCAGCATCGGCTTCCTGCTGTTCCTGATCGTCACCTCCAACCCCTTCAACCGCTTGCTGCCGAACATGCCGGCTGACGGTAACGACCTCAACCCGCTGCTGCAGGATTTCGGCCTGATCGTCCACCCGCCGATGCTCTACATGGGCTATGTGGGCTTCTCGGTGGCTTTCGCCTTCGCCATCGCCGCGCTGCTGGGCGGTCGCCTGGACGCAGCCTGGGCACGCTGGTCGCGTCCGTGGACCATCATCGCCTGGGCCTTCCTCGGTATCGGCATCGTGCTGGGGTCCTGGTGGGCCTACTACGAGCTGGGCTGGGGCGGCTGGTGGTTCTGGGACCCGGTGGAGAATGCGTCCTTCATGCCCTGGCTGGTGGGCACTGCGCTCATCCACTCCCTGGCGGTCACCGAGAAGCGTGGTGTGTTCAAGAGCTGGACCGTGCTGCTGGCCATCGCGGCCTTCTCCCTGAGTCTGCTCGGCACTTTCCTGGTCCGCTCCGGTGTGCTGACCTCGGTGCATGCCTTCGCCTCCGACCCGGAGCGCGGCGTCTTCATCCTCGCGTTCCTGCTGTTGGTGGTGGGCGGTTCCCTCGCGCTGTTCGCCGTGCGCGCCCCCGTGGTCAAGAGCCAGGTGGGCTTCGCCCTGTGGTCCCGAGAAACCCTGCTGCTGGTGAACAACCTGGTGCTGGTGGTGGCGGCCTCGATGATCCTGCTCGGCACCCTCTACCCGCTGGTGCTGGACGCCCTGACCGGTGCCAAGCTGTCGGTGGGCCCGCCGTACTTCAACGCGCTGTTCTTGCCGCTGATGGGCATCCTCATGCTGGCCCTGGCTGCGGGCGTACTGGTGCGCTGGAAGGACACCCCGCTGAAGTGGCTGCTGGGCATGCTCGGCCCGGTGCTGATCGGCAGCCTGGTGCTCGGCGTGCTGGCGGCCTTCCTCTACGGCGACTTCCATTGGGCCGTGCTGGCGGTGGGCGCGCTGTCCGCCTGGGTGGTGCTGGCCGGCGTCCGCGACCTGATCGACAAGACTCGCCACAAGGGCCTGCTCAAGGGCGCCGCCGGCCTGACCCGCAGCTACTGGGGCATGCAACTGGCCCATGCCGGCATCGCCCTCTGCGCCCTGGGTGTGGTGCTCTCCAGCCAGTACAGTGCCGAGCGCGACCTGCGCCTGGCGCCGGGCGAATCGATAGAACTGGGTGGTTACCGCTTCCTCTTCGAGGGGGCGGTGCATCATGAAGGTCCGAACTTCACCTCTGACAAAGGCACCGTCATCGTCTTCGACGGCGACAAGCAAGTGTCGGTGCTGCACCCGGAGAAGCGCCTCTACACCGTGCAGCAGTCCGTGATGACCGAGGCCGGCATTGACGCGGGCTTCACCCGCGATCTCTATGTGGCCCTTGGCGAGCCCCTGGACAGCGGTGCCTGGGCGGTGCGTGTACACGTGAAACCCTTCGTCCGCTGGATCTGGCTCGGTGGTCTGTTGATGGGCCTGGGCGGCCTGATGGCCGCGTTCGACCGGCGCTACCGCGTGAAAGTGAAGACCCGCGTCCGTGAGGCGCTGGGCATGGCTGGAGTCCAAGCATGA
- the ccmE gene encoding cytochrome c maturation protein CcmE, with the protein MNPVRKKRLYIIIAILAGVGIAVALALSALQQNINLFYTPTQIANGEAPQDTRIRAGGMVEKGSVQRSGDSLDVQFVVTDFAKSVTIRYHGILPDLFREGQGIVALGKLNADGVLVADEVLAKHDENYMPPEVTKALKESGQLPRKEG; encoded by the coding sequence GTGAATCCGGTTCGCAAGAAGCGTCTGTACATCATCATCGCCATCCTGGCGGGGGTGGGTATCGCCGTGGCGCTGGCGCTGTCTGCGCTGCAACAGAACATCAACCTGTTCTACACCCCGACCCAGATCGCCAATGGCGAGGCCCCGCAGGACACGCGCATCCGTGCCGGCGGGATGGTGGAAAAGGGCTCGGTGCAGCGCTCCGGTGATTCCCTCGACGTGCAGTTCGTGGTCACTGACTTCGCCAAGAGCGTGACCATCCGCTATCACGGCATCCTGCCCGACCTGTTCCGTGAAGGGCAGGGCATTGTCGCCCTCGGCAAACTGAATGCCGACGGTGTGCTGGTGGCCGACGAGGTACTCGCCAAGCACGACGAGAACTACATGCCGCCCGAAGTAACCAAGGCCCTCAAGGAAAGCGGCCAGCTACCCAGGAAAGAGGGTTGA
- the ccmD gene encoding heme exporter protein CcmD, with protein MSFSSFTEFLAMGDHGLYVWTAYGISLGVLAINVAMPLIARRRYLHDEARRLRREESK; from the coding sequence ATGAGTTTTTCTTCCTTCACCGAGTTTCTCGCCATGGGTGACCATGGCCTGTATGTCTGGACCGCGTACGGCATCAGCCTCGGGGTACTGGCCATCAACGTCGCCATGCCACTGATCGCACGGCGGCGTTATCTGCACGACGAGGCGCGCCGTTTGCGCCGGGAGGAGTCGAAGTGA
- a CDS encoding heme ABC transporter permease → MMNWTWFHKLGSPKWFYEISGRWLPWFAWGALILITVGLVWGLVFAPPDYQQGNSFRIIYIHVPAAFLAQSCYITLAVCGVVGLVWKMKIADVALQAAAPIGAWMTFVALLTGAIWGKPTWGAWWVWDARLTSMLILLFLYFGVIALGQAISNRDSAAKACAVLAIVGVINIPIIKYSVEWWNTLHQPATFKITEKPAMPPEMWVPLLIMVVGFYCFFTTVVLMRMRLEVLRREARSSWAKAEIQAQVGKV, encoded by the coding sequence CTGATGAACTGGACTTGGTTTCACAAACTCGGCTCACCGAAGTGGTTCTACGAGATCAGCGGCCGCTGGCTGCCCTGGTTCGCCTGGGGCGCACTGATCCTGATCACCGTTGGCCTGGTCTGGGGCCTGGTGTTTGCGCCGCCGGACTACCAGCAGGGCAACAGCTTCCGCATCATCTATATCCATGTACCGGCGGCCTTCCTCGCCCAGTCCTGCTACATCACGCTGGCCGTGTGCGGCGTGGTCGGGCTGGTCTGGAAGATGAAGATCGCCGACGTCGCCTTGCAGGCCGCCGCACCCATCGGCGCCTGGATGACCTTCGTGGCCCTGCTCACTGGCGCGATCTGGGGCAAGCCGACCTGGGGCGCCTGGTGGGTGTGGGATGCCCGACTGACGTCGATGCTCATCCTCCTTTTCCTGTACTTCGGTGTCATTGCCCTCGGCCAGGCGATCAGCAATCGTGACAGCGCCGCCAAGGCGTGCGCAGTACTGGCCATCGTCGGCGTGATCAACATTCCGATCATCAAGTACTCGGTGGAGTGGTGGAACACCCTGCACCAGCCGGCCACGTTCAAGATCACCGAGAAGCCGGCCATGCCCCCGGAGATGTGGGTGCCGCTGTTGATCATGGTGGTCGGCTTCTATTGCTTCTTCACCACCGTGGTGCTGATGCGCATGCGCCTGGAAGTGCTGAGGCGCGAAGCACGCAGCAGCTGGGCCAAGGCCGAGATTCAGGCACAAGTGGGTAAGGTCTGA
- the ccmB gene encoding heme exporter protein CcmB, which yields MSNVFTLLVAREARLLVRRPAELANPLVFFAIVVALFPLAVGPETQLLQSLSPGLVWVAALLAVLLSLDGLFRSDFEDGSLEQWVVSPHPLPLLVLAKVLAHWLFSGLALVLLAPLLALMLGLPARCLPVLLLSLLLGTPVLSLLGAVGAALTVGLKRGGLLLALLILPLYIPVLILGSGALQAALQGLPAVGHLLWLASLTALAVTLTPFAIAAGLTISVGE from the coding sequence ATGAGTAATGTCTTTACCTTGCTGGTCGCCCGTGAAGCCCGCCTGTTGGTACGCCGTCCGGCGGAATTGGCCAATCCCCTGGTGTTCTTCGCCATAGTGGTCGCATTGTTTCCGCTGGCAGTCGGCCCCGAGACCCAATTGTTGCAAAGCCTTTCCCCTGGCCTGGTCTGGGTGGCGGCCCTGCTGGCGGTCCTGCTCTCGCTGGACGGGCTTTTCCGCAGTGATTTCGAAGATGGCTCGCTGGAACAGTGGGTCGTTTCGCCGCACCCCCTGCCGCTTCTGGTCCTGGCCAAGGTGCTGGCACACTGGCTTTTTTCCGGATTGGCCCTGGTGCTGCTGGCGCCGCTGCTGGCCCTGATGCTTGGCCTGCCGGCACGTTGCCTGCCGGTGCTGCTGCTCTCGTTGCTGCTCGGCACCCCGGTGCTGAGCCTGCTGGGTGCGGTGGGCGCCGCCCTGACCGTGGGGCTCAAGCGCGGTGGCCTGCTCCTGGCGCTGCTGATCCTGCCGCTGTATATCCCGGTGCTGATCCTCGGCAGCGGAGCGTTGCAAGCGGCCCTGCAAGGACTGCCGGCTGTCGGCCACCTGTTGTGGCTGGCCAGCCTCACCGCCCTGGCGGTGACCCTGACACCCTTTGCCATAGCCGCCGGCCTGACCATCAGCGTCGGCGAATAA
- the ccmA gene encoding cytochrome c biogenesis heme-transporting ATPase CcmA produces the protein MTSPYLETVALACERDWRLLFERLDLQLARGEMLQVAGPNGSGKTSLLRLLCGLMQPTAGEVRLNGKPLASQRSELARNLLWIGHAAGIKGLLTAEENLRWLCALHQPAGREAIWEALEAVGLRGFEDVPCHTLSAGQQRRVALARLYLDAPPLWILDEPFTALDKQGVAQLEAHLARHCEQGGLVVFTTHHSMGTVPSGYRELDLGQRRA, from the coding sequence GTGACCAGTCCCTATCTCGAGACCGTGGCCCTCGCCTGCGAGCGGGACTGGCGTCTGCTGTTCGAGCGGCTGGACCTGCAGCTTGCCCGTGGCGAGATGCTCCAGGTCGCCGGCCCCAACGGCAGCGGCAAGACCAGCCTGCTGCGCCTGCTCTGCGGCTTGATGCAACCCACCGCCGGGGAAGTGCGCCTGAACGGCAAGCCACTGGCCAGCCAGCGCAGCGAGCTGGCGCGCAACCTGCTGTGGATCGGCCATGCCGCTGGCATCAAGGGCCTGCTGACCGCCGAGGAAAACCTGCGCTGGCTCTGTGCCCTGCATCAGCCCGCCGGTCGCGAGGCGATCTGGGAAGCCCTGGAGGCCGTGGGCTTGCGTGGATTCGAGGATGTGCCCTGTCACACCCTGTCGGCTGGCCAGCAGCGCCGCGTCGCCCTGGCACGGCTATACCTCGACGCGCCGCCGCTCTGGATCCTCGACGAACCCTTCACCGCTCTCGACAAACAGGGCGTCGCCCAACTCGAAGCGCACCTGGCGCGGCATTGCGAGCAGGGCGGCCTGGTGGTCTTCACCACCCACCACAGTATGGGCACCGTGCCTTCCGGCTACCGCGAACTTGACCTGGGGCAGCGCCGCGCATGA
- a CDS encoding flagellar hook-length control protein FliK, protein MTEISGTRPLPPSQPTVRPAQNAVDMALKLLQPLDGLLAAGESADAEVIALKETAQSFQLLLKLTLGNGSQTTLEASSPRPLVQGTLLNVTALSDNRLAMALKGGTRALGSLDLDLLPIGTLVQGKVVASELATQGKVQAAVYKVLVNLLNTPLAGNQLSIESPRPLPIGSLLSAQVQGSQMLQFLPLAAQLDQLELTQQLAGQQSRQGSLDALIGAMQSAGRDNLPENLHAAMDRLLGALPDIRQLGDPKMLAQALENSGALLESRLLAGQTGALPQDFKANLLRLVAQLLPALPTPTSLPTTGTSNAMAQALPAFIRNALGALGQANARQQALSFPLPSRLAQAAEDEGDLETLLKLAAAAVSRLQTHQLSSLAQTQMTPDGNLLTTWQLEVPMRNQQDIVPLQIKLQQEQEGRQEKNERKESLWRIELAFDLEPLGPLQVQAQLAQGSLSSQLWAERADTAGLIDRELPNLRERLQAAGLTVGELACIQGQPPRGHRTTLEQRWVDDTA, encoded by the coding sequence ATGACCGAAATCAGCGGCACGCGCCCTCTTCCCCCCAGCCAGCCCACTGTCCGTCCCGCGCAGAACGCCGTGGACATGGCGCTCAAGCTGTTGCAGCCCCTGGACGGCCTGCTGGCGGCAGGGGAAAGTGCCGACGCCGAAGTCATCGCCCTGAAAGAGACGGCACAGAGCTTCCAGTTGCTGCTGAAACTCACGCTGGGCAATGGCAGCCAGACCACGCTGGAGGCCAGCAGCCCGCGCCCCCTGGTGCAGGGCACCCTGCTCAACGTCACGGCCCTGTCGGACAACCGCCTGGCGATGGCCCTGAAAGGCGGCACGCGCGCCCTCGGCAGCCTCGATCTCGACCTCCTGCCCATCGGCACCCTGGTCCAGGGCAAGGTGGTCGCCAGCGAGCTGGCCACCCAAGGCAAGGTCCAGGCGGCGGTCTACAAGGTGCTGGTCAACCTCCTCAATACCCCGCTCGCCGGGAACCAGCTGAGCATTGAAAGCCCGCGTCCGCTGCCCATCGGCAGCCTGCTCAGCGCCCAGGTCCAGGGCAGCCAGATGCTGCAGTTCCTGCCTCTGGCCGCACAGCTGGACCAGCTCGAACTCACCCAGCAACTGGCTGGCCAGCAGAGCCGCCAGGGCTCGCTCGATGCGCTGATCGGCGCAATGCAGAGCGCCGGACGGGACAACCTGCCGGAGAACCTGCACGCCGCCATGGACAGGCTGCTGGGCGCCCTGCCCGACATCCGCCAACTGGGTGACCCCAAGATGCTGGCGCAGGCCCTGGAGAACAGCGGTGCCCTGTTGGAGTCGCGACTGCTGGCCGGCCAGACCGGCGCCCTGCCCCAGGATTTCAAGGCCAACCTGTTGCGCCTGGTCGCCCAACTGCTGCCGGCCCTGCCAACGCCCACCAGCTTGCCAACCACTGGTACCAGCAACGCCATGGCCCAGGCGCTGCCAGCCTTCATCCGCAACGCGCTGGGCGCCCTTGGCCAGGCCAACGCCCGCCAGCAGGCCCTGAGCTTCCCCCTGCCCTCGCGCCTGGCCCAGGCGGCCGAGGACGAAGGCGACCTGGAAACCCTGCTGAAACTCGCCGCCGCCGCCGTATCCCGGCTCCAGACCCATCAGCTCTCCAGCCTCGCCCAGACCCAGATGACGCCCGACGGCAACCTGCTCACCACCTGGCAGCTGGAAGTGCCCATGCGCAATCAGCAGGACATCGTCCCGCTGCAGATCAAGTTGCAGCAGGAGCAGGAAGGACGACAGGAAAAGAACGAGCGTAAGGAGAGCCTCTGGCGCATCGAACTGGCCTTCGACCTGGAACCGCTTGGGCCATTGCAGGTCCAGGCGCAACTGGCGCAGGGCAGCCTGTCCAGCCAGCTGTGGGCGGAGCGCGCCGACACGGCCGGATTGATAGACCGCGAACTGCCGAACCTGCGTGAGCGCCTTCAGGCAGCGGGTCTCACCGTCGGCGAGCTGGCGTGCATCCAGGGTCAGCCGCCACGCGGCCACCGCACCACACTCGAACAGCGCTGGGTGGACGATACCGCATGA
- a CDS encoding EscU/YscU/HrcU family type III secretion system export apparatus switch protein, with the protein MNKKPRQAIALSYDGVSAPNLTAKGDDELAEAILAIAREYEVPIYENADLVRLLARLELGDAIPEPLYRAIAEIIAFAWHLKGKCPAGFDPGAEREIAPALPLLSGPGD; encoded by the coding sequence ATGAACAAAAAACCGCGCCAGGCCATCGCCCTCTCCTACGACGGAGTCAGCGCCCCCAACCTCACTGCCAAGGGCGACGACGAGCTGGCCGAAGCCATCCTCGCCATTGCTCGCGAGTACGAAGTACCGATCTACGAGAACGCCGACCTGGTGCGCCTGCTGGCCCGTCTGGAACTGGGCGACGCCATCCCCGAGCCACTCTACCGCGCCATCGCCGAGATCATCGCCTTTGCCTGGCACCTGAAAGGCAAATGCCCGGCAGGCTTCGACCCCGGTGCCGAGCGCGAGATCGCACCGGCCCTACCATTGCTCAGCGGACCGGGCGATTGA
- a CDS encoding rhodanese-like domain-containing protein, which yields MRLLPLLFFCLVPLLHAQEAPMEVKGAMTVNVLQARYLYERGAIFIDVRPTREWTWGHIHGALHLDLLDRFSDLEQPQWPRQIPLVIYCDSEVCPHGAEAVRMAVSWGYRQVFYFREGYFAWQLQDFPQGKGLEGERVVFNRPVR from the coding sequence ATGCGTCTACTTCCACTGCTGTTCTTCTGCCTGGTGCCGCTTCTGCACGCCCAGGAAGCCCCCATGGAAGTGAAGGGCGCAATGACGGTCAACGTATTGCAGGCGCGTTACCTGTATGAACGCGGGGCGATATTCATCGATGTGCGACCCACCCGCGAATGGACCTGGGGCCATATCCATGGCGCCCTGCATCTCGACCTGCTCGACCGCTTCAGCGACCTGGAGCAACCGCAATGGCCGCGCCAGATTCCGCTGGTGATCTACTGCGACAGCGAAGTCTGCCCTCATGGCGCGGAGGCGGTGAGGATGGCGGTGAGCTGGGGCTACCGGCAGGTGTTCTACTTCCGTGAAGGGTATTTCGCCTGGCAGCTGCAGGACTTCCCCCAAGGCAAGGGGCTGGAGGGCGAACGTGTGGTGTTCAATCGCCCGGTCCGCTGA
- a CDS encoding DUF2802 domain-containing protein — MIGIALLAAALALACIGLGGACYWLAKRLRQEVEAQATRDAVRDQKLKELGKRLDTYLAGSVRMGEELHELRRVVAPLPDKLNQIEQRDPNSVSFSQAARLVGLGASVDDLTQSCGLTKAEAELVSKLHQAQKDRG, encoded by the coding sequence TTGATCGGCATCGCACTGCTCGCGGCAGCGCTTGCCCTGGCCTGCATCGGCCTGGGGGGCGCCTGCTACTGGCTCGCCAAGCGCTTGCGCCAGGAAGTGGAGGCCCAGGCTACACGCGATGCGGTGCGCGACCAGAAGCTCAAGGAGCTGGGCAAACGCCTGGATACCTACCTGGCTGGCAGCGTGCGCATGGGCGAAGAGCTCCACGAGCTGCGCCGCGTAGTAGCGCCGCTGCCAGACAAGCTGAACCAGATCGAACAGCGCGACCCCAACAGCGTTTCCTTCAGCCAGGCCGCGCGTCTGGTAGGGCTGGGTGCCAGTGTCGACGACCTGACCCAGTCCTGCGGCCTGACCAAGGCCGAGGCCGAGCTAGTGAGCAAGCTGCACCAGGCCCAGAAGGATCGCGGCTGA
- a CDS encoding chemotaxis protein CheW codes for MKKSSAQGAEDPILQWVTFRLDNETYGINVMQVQEVLRYTEIAPVPGAPSYVLGIINLRGNVVTVIDTRQRFGLGPAPVTDNTRIVIIEADKQVVGILVDSVAEVVYLRQSEIETAPNVGNEESAKFIQGVCNKNGELLILVELDKMMSEEEWSELECI; via the coding sequence ATGAAGAAATCGTCCGCTCAAGGTGCCGAAGATCCCATCCTGCAATGGGTGACTTTCCGCCTGGACAACGAAACCTACGGCATCAATGTGATGCAAGTGCAGGAAGTCCTGCGCTACACCGAGATCGCGCCGGTGCCGGGGGCGCCGAGCTATGTGCTGGGCATCATCAACCTGCGCGGCAACGTGGTCACCGTGATCGACACCCGCCAGCGTTTCGGTCTCGGCCCGGCGCCGGTGACCGACAACACCCGCATCGTGATCATCGAGGCCGACAAGCAAGTGGTCGGTATCCTGGTCGACAGCGTGGCCGAGGTGGTTTACCTGCGCCAATCCGAGATCGAGACCGCGCCCAACGTCGGTAACGAAGAATCCGCCAAGTTCATCCAGGGCGTCTGCAACAAGAACGGCGAACTGCTGATCCTCGTCGAGCTGGACAAGATGATGAGCGAGGAAGAGTGGTCGGAGCTGGAGTGCATCTGA
- a CDS encoding CheW domain-containing protein — MSRPLATATRPQLALQSYLDALLHEASVELAESISREEFEAAVLEEQVRDARLTHVLAEVSVQVPEPLATPVLAAVEPAFEVEPLLVLEPEFLAPVEPAAEPVLMRVEPLVELSVPGTHQSDIPALIAEGRPAWGEEPFECLLFDVAGLTLAVPLVSLGSIYPLAGQELTPLFGQPDWFLGILPCQAGNLKVLDTARWVMPERYRDDFREGLQYVISVQGYEWGLAVHQVSRSIRLDPNEIKWRSQRSQRPWLAGTVIEHMCALLDVSALAELIASGAIKRMSLN, encoded by the coding sequence ATGAGTCGTCCCCTCGCCACCGCTACCCGCCCGCAACTGGCCCTGCAGTCGTACCTGGATGCGCTGCTGCATGAGGCGTCGGTCGAGCTGGCCGAAAGCATTAGCCGGGAAGAGTTCGAAGCCGCGGTGCTGGAAGAGCAGGTCCGCGATGCGCGCCTGACCCACGTGCTGGCCGAGGTGTCGGTGCAGGTGCCCGAGCCGCTGGCTACGCCCGTCCTGGCAGCGGTCGAGCCGGCGTTCGAGGTAGAGCCGCTGCTGGTGTTGGAGCCCGAGTTCCTGGCACCGGTCGAGCCTGCAGCCGAGCCCGTGCTGATGCGGGTCGAGCCACTGGTGGAGCTCAGCGTTCCTGGCACCCACCAATCCGATATTCCCGCGCTGATCGCCGAGGGGCGGCCAGCCTGGGGCGAAGAGCCCTTCGAGTGCCTGCTGTTCGATGTCGCGGGCCTGACCCTGGCGGTGCCGCTGGTGTCGCTGGGCTCCATCTACCCATTGGCCGGGCAGGAACTGACACCCTTGTTCGGACAGCCCGACTGGTTCCTCGGCATACTGCCGTGTCAGGCTGGCAACCTGAAGGTGCTGGACACCGCGCGCTGGGTGATGCCCGAGCGCTACCGCGATGACTTCCGCGAAGGCCTGCAGTACGTGATTTCGGTTCAAGGTTACGAGTGGGGGCTGGCGGTGCACCAGGTCAGCCGTTCCATCCGCCTGGACCCGAACGAGATCAAGTGGCGCAGCCAGCGTAGCCAGCGGCCTTGGTTGGCCGGTACTGTCATCGAACATATGTGCGCGCTGCTGGATGTCTCGGCACTGGCCGAACTGATCGCCAGCGGCGCCATCAAGCGCATGTCGCTGAATTGA